In Halobacillus amylolyticus, the following proteins share a genomic window:
- the nirB gene encoding nitrite reductase large subunit NirB, whose translation MKIRKQKLVLIGNGMAGVRCVENILSENDDAFDITIFGSEPHANYSRIMLSSLLQGETMIEDIMTHSHSWYTKNNIQLFSGETVVEIDKESKIVKTDKDREMQYDKLIVATGSSPVVLPLRGAEKEGVMSFRTIEDCQTMIQTAKKYKTAVIIGGGVLGLEAARGLLNLGVKVSVVHNSSFLMERQLDQEGSRMLQEELERQGMNFLLNKETEEIIGGQRVEGIRFSDGSEVESGMVIMAVGVRPNIRLAQDSGIETNRGIIVDDFLATHSRDIYAVGECAEHDGMVYGLVKPLYEQGAVLAKHLCRKSTSGYHGSVLSTQLKISGVDVFSVGQFKADHATRAIHYQNEIEAVYKKIYFRGNKAIGAVLFGDTRGGSNLLDTIVKQKVIPDQNKSSLLDSSDPGGSFVASLPIDEHICTCNGVSKGAIISAVQLEKLSTVGEVRQWTKASSSCGGCKPAVSELLDYIQSDQFDEVVNQNAFCSCTTMTEEEVVWQIQMRSLVNVQEVMGRLEWKNKRGCQTCRPALEYYLSIIYPEYDRENKELLCKEQMYDTTQSDGTLAVVPELYGGVLDLGQLRKITNVAEKYALNQIVIASNQRIHLL comes from the coding sequence ATGAAAATAAGAAAGCAAAAGCTTGTGTTAATTGGAAATGGCATGGCAGGTGTACGCTGCGTAGAGAATATCCTTAGCGAAAATGATGATGCTTTTGACATTACGATTTTTGGAAGTGAACCACATGCCAACTATAGTCGGATTATGCTTTCCTCTCTACTTCAAGGGGAAACAATGATTGAGGATATTATGACTCATTCACATAGCTGGTACACAAAAAATAATATTCAACTCTTTTCTGGTGAAACAGTAGTGGAAATTGATAAAGAAAGCAAGATCGTGAAGACCGATAAAGATAGGGAAATGCAGTATGACAAATTGATTGTAGCTACAGGATCTTCCCCGGTCGTGTTACCGCTTCGAGGTGCAGAAAAAGAAGGGGTGATGTCCTTCCGTACTATAGAAGATTGCCAAACAATGATACAGACGGCAAAAAAGTATAAAACAGCGGTAATTATAGGTGGGGGGGTGTTAGGTTTAGAAGCTGCAAGAGGACTGTTGAATCTTGGAGTGAAAGTGAGTGTAGTCCATAACTCTAGCTTCTTAATGGAACGACAGCTAGATCAAGAAGGATCAAGGATGTTGCAAGAGGAGTTAGAGAGACAAGGCATGAACTTTTTGCTTAACAAAGAAACGGAGGAAATTATTGGAGGACAGCGAGTAGAAGGCATTCGTTTTAGTGATGGGTCCGAAGTAGAGTCGGGTATGGTTATTATGGCAGTTGGGGTAAGGCCGAATATTCGATTAGCGCAAGATAGTGGGATCGAGACAAATCGTGGCATCATTGTAGATGACTTTTTGGCCACCCATTCTCGCGATATATATGCGGTTGGAGAGTGTGCAGAGCATGACGGAATGGTTTATGGATTGGTCAAACCCCTTTATGAACAAGGAGCTGTTCTGGCTAAGCACTTATGCAGGAAGAGTACGTCAGGATACCACGGCAGCGTTCTTTCTACCCAATTAAAAATATCTGGAGTCGATGTTTTTTCCGTAGGTCAATTTAAAGCAGACCATGCAACTAGAGCCATTCATTATCAGAATGAGATTGAAGCTGTTTATAAAAAAATTTATTTCCGGGGGAATAAAGCCATTGGTGCTGTGCTATTCGGAGATACACGGGGAGGATCAAATTTACTAGACACGATCGTTAAACAAAAGGTTATTCCTGATCAAAACAAATCTTCCTTATTAGACTCCTCTGATCCTGGTGGCTCTTTTGTTGCTTCCTTACCGATTGACGAACATATTTGTACGTGTAATGGCGTATCTAAAGGGGCAATCATTAGTGCGGTCCAGTTGGAAAAACTATCAACTGTGGGTGAGGTAAGACAGTGGACGAAAGCTTCCAGTTCATGTGGGGGATGCAAGCCTGCCGTTTCTGAACTACTGGATTATATTCAAAGTGATCAGTTCGATGAAGTAGTAAACCAGAATGCGTTTTGTAGTTGCACAACCATGACAGAAGAAGAAGTCGTTTGGCAAATACAGATGAGAAGTCTTGTTAATGTACAAGAGGTGATGGGGAGGCTTGAGTGGAAAAACAAAAGAGGCTGTCAGACTTGTCGGCCTGCTTTGGAATACTATTTGAGTATAATTTATCCCGAATATGACCGAGAGAACAAAGAACTTTTGTGTAAAGAACAGATGTATGACACGACTCAAAGCGATGGGACGTTAGCAGTTGTTCCCGAGTTGTATGGGGGGGTACTTGATTTGGGACAACTCAGAAAAATCACAAATGTAGCAGAAAAATATGCTTTGAATCAGATCGTCATTGCGAGTAATCAAAGAATTCACTTATTGTGA